The sequence ACAGCTACCGCAATTAGTGAGCCATCAGGACTGTAAGTAGCTGCTCCCAAAGCATCTTCACGTAACTGATCGGTCTGAGTAATTGCCGCAACCTGTTGTAATAAATTGTCGGTTACAACGGTTTCAATAGTTGGCGGTGGAACAGTAGTCGGCACGGTGGCCAATGCACTTCCCGGCCAACCCGGTACAGAGACGTTAGTCAAATACAGCCCTACCAGCACAGCAAGGAGCACACAGACGCCAAGTGCAATTACCGCCAGAGCAGCCACCATCGCCAGCAAGCACGAGGTACTAATCAGTGGTCGTGATGGCGCTGCAACCGGCGCACTCCCGACAGAAGGAGCTACCGGCGTCGGTGGGGGGGCAGGCGGTAACGTAGCTACCGATGTCGCTGTGGCGTAAGTTGGCGCGGTTGCAGGCGGTGTAGGAGCAGCCATGACCGGAGCAGCAGGCTTCTCAATAGGCGCTGTTGCCCCCATTGGCCGACCGGCCATCAAGCGCACCGTTTCTAGCGCGCTCCGCATCTCACTCACCCGTTGGTAGCGATTGGCCGGTTTCAGTTCCAATGCACGCAGCGTAAGTTGTTCGGCCAACATCGACACCTGCGGATTCAGCGCCCGCGGTGCATTGAGCGGCACCCCCGCCTGCCGCTGATGCGCGGGTGTTGGCGGCCAACCGGTGAGCAGGTGATAGAGCACCGCACCAATTGCATAAATATCACTTACCTGACTCGGTTCCACCGAATGATCGTACAGCTCAGGTGCGCGATAGGGTGTCACTTCAGTGCCAATGTGGCGTGCACAGGCAAACGGCGCCAGATTCAGACTACCCTCCGGTGAAGACCAGAGGTCACATGTTCGCAGATCACCCAGCAAGAGCGGTGGCTGATGCTGATGCAAACGCTCAATAACGAGAAGTAAACGTTCTACAATCGCCAGTGTCTCACTCTCAGGAAGCGGTGATCCCCGCTCACGGGCGAAGCGTTCCAAATCTGTACCGCCGGGGTCGTCGGCAACCAGGTAGCACACCTGGTCAATCACAAAATAGTCGCGCAGCGCCAGAAATCCCGGCATCTGGATTTGCGCCAATTCACGGGCCAGACGTAAAACATCCTCAAGTGCAGTCGGATCAGGTTGCGGCAACGCACTAATCAGCACTCGCAGAGAAAAACGCTGATCAATGGCTCGGTATAACTCGGCATCAGGATACGCAGCGAGTGCAACCGTAATCCGGTAATGCTCATTCAACAGTGAATCGATAGCGAGCATGGTAGCCCTTCAGCAAATGACTAGATACTTCTTTTACCTAACCATCTCTCTGGCAGAGAGAGATGGTTAGAGTCGCTACCATCAGTATACGGGATGTCTCAATCGGCTGCTGCCACAAAATACGGTTGCAAAACAAGATCACCGCGGGCCTGAGCTTCAGTGATCCGCTCGACACAGCGATTAGCACTAATCACTGCCCCCTCGATAGAGGCCAGAAAATGCTGACGAGTGTAATCACCAGCTAGGAAGAAGTTGCGTACCGGTGTCGCCTGATCAGGGCGATATTGATCGACACCCGGCAACGCCTGATACACTGAGTTGGGGATGCGTACAATCGTGTGCTTCAGCAATTTCGCTTCACGCGCATTCGGATGGAGGCGAACAAATTCACTCATCACAAACTGTACCAATTCATCGTCGGGCAGATTGATCAGCTCGGCTGCTGGCGCAACCACAAACTGCATAATACTCCGTTCACCTTTGTGGTACTCTGGCGCAACCATCGCCATATCAGCATAAACACTCAGGTGGGTTCCGGCACTGAAGAGAAGATTGTCAACTCCTGCAATCCGGCGATCAAAGAAGAGCTGCATCGTAATAACCGGTGAACCCTTCAGATGGCTCAGATTGGCAAAATAAGGCAGCTCACGCAACGCCAGTGGAATCACTTTGCGCAGATTATGGACCGGCATCGCCGACACATACACATCACCGGTTACCAGGCGTCCATCTGCCAGCCGAAAACCGGTCACCTGATTGGTTTCCTGATCGTATTCAATAGCCACTACGCGCGCATTCAGCTCTACGCGACCACCCAGCCGTTCAATCTGAGCAATCAGCGGACGCCAGATGTTGGTATCGGGTGAACCCTTCACCAACGCCATCCGCGGCGCTTCCTTCTCGTGGGCAAAGTGCAGCATTGCGGTGAGCGGTAACTTTGCCGAAACCCGATCGGCACGCTGGAAGTTGAGTGCCAGGGCCATCGTGTGCATTACTTCATCGAGCGAACGCTGACCCATCCCATGGCGTAAATGCCAGGAGGCATAGGTTTCATGATCTTGCTCATCGACATACTTCTGGTCACCGAAGATCACCCGCAACAACCCAAGCCCCATCCGCAGCTTGTCACCTAATGACAACGGTTTAAAGGCTAACACGCCGGCCAGCCCGTTAAAGGGCGTCGGCAACCAGGGAACAAACCGAATGGGCGCCAACCCGTGGCGTTCGGAAACAAAGATCATCTCGGCGGGCTTCCAATTGAAGGTATCACCAAGACCGTACCGATCTAGAAAGGCCAGAAGGTTATGGTAAGCGCCAAAAAAGACATGGAGGCCACTCTCAATCCAATCGCCATCGGCATCCTGCCACGCCGATACTTTTCCACCTGGTACGTTACGCTTTTCTAACACAATAACGTCGTGCCCGCGTTCGACCATCGTGCGAGCAACCACCATGCCGGCTGGACCGGCTCCTGCTATCACAATCCGCATAGTGCTGTCTTCCCAGTATTCAATGTGCAACAATGAACAACCTATATGGTTATAGCACGGTTAGCAGCTCTGCGCAAGGCAAATGAACAGTTCTTGCACAAGAAGCGAGGAGTGCGAAGAGAGATACAGCCCACATGTTCCCGTGCCAACGGCGGTCTACGGCCTCGTTTCCGACGTCCTGCTGATCATGCCCATCACCGCATCAGTCGGGGCAGGTTTCGGCCATCCACTACAGAACGCGGGCCGAAGGCTCGCGCTCCCAGGTAAACGGCATCTGAAAGCTGTGAAAAGCCCTGTGTTCAGACACGCAAATACCCGTTCACCGATAGAATGTGATACAATCAAGTTGATCACCAACACCGTGCTCTTACCCTACAAACAAGTTCATGGTACGACATACTGCGCTTGCGCTCTTACTCTTTTTGATTATGAGTGGGCAATTCTTCCTCCCTCGACTGCCCCGTCCACTCAATTTGCCACCGCCCCGTTCGGTTACAACAACTAATCCCCTGATCGGTGTCCACACCCGGCTCACCGGCATTGGCGACGAATCGTACATTCATCGTACCCTTGCCCAGGTCAACGAGATGGGTGCAAGCTGGATTGTGGAACTCTTTCCCTGGGCCTACATTCAACCTCGTTCACGCTACGGCTTTGACTGGACAGGCGCCGATATGGTGATCGCCCACGCCAGAGCACAGGGACTCAATATCGTGGCCCGCCTCGACATTGTTCCAGCCTGGGCGCGTCCACCTGACACAACCGACCGTTACCTCGACCGCGAACACTTTGCCGATTTTGCCCATTTCGCTGCTGCTTTTGCCGAGCGCTACGCGCCACTCGGTGTGCGTCATATTGTGATCTGGAACGAGCCAAATTTACGTTTCGAGTGGGGTGAACGCCCACCTGACCCTGGCGCGTATACCGACCTGCTTAAGCAGACATACCCGGCGATTAAAGCGGTAGCACCCCAGACCATCGTCATCGCCGGTGCACTCTCACCTGGTCCTAGCCTTGAAGGCGGTGCGCTGCGCATGGACGACATGCAATTTCTGGCTTCGCTTGCTGATGCCGGGGCATTCCCCTTCTTTGATATGTGGGCTGTGCATGCCTACGGCGGTCGCGAACCGCCTGACGCCGAACCGGCGCCTGATCGCGTCAATTTCCGACGGATCGAGCTAGTTCGCGATCTGCTTGACCGGCTAGGTGGTAGTGACAAGCGTATCATCATCACCGAAGGCGGCTACAACGACCACCCCCGCTGGATCGGTGCCGTGCGACCCGCCGACCGTCTGCGTTGGACAATCGCCACTTATGAGCAGTCACGACGCTATTCCTGGTTAGAGGCAACGGTTCTCTGGCAGTTTAGTACTCCATTTCTGACCCGCTCGTATCCTGATGCTTGGAACTTTGTGGACCCTGATGGAACACCCCGCGCAATATATCTGGCGGTGCAAGAATATGCGCTTACCGGCCGAGTACCGAATGCTATTAGTGATAGGTAAACGTTGTGAACGCTACAATGGTGTGCTGAAGCAATTCGTTGTTCACCAACCCCTCCGCACAAACAGCGCGAGATTGTAAAGAAAGTGTACAAATCACCACTCACTGTTCAGACGAGTCAAGGTTAGACTGCTCACCTGCCTGCTGTGCGGCTCGTGATTGATCAATCACTTCTTTGAAAAAGACAATATGTGGTCGCTGTGCTGAATACACAACGTCGAGGCTGTCTCCTGGATGGAAGCGATGATATTCTGAGCGAAAGACGATACGATCTTTACGGTGCAGACGACCTGTTATGTCTCGGTATTCAAACACAATCCGATTACGCCGATTACGAGTATATTTACGTACAACTTTGGCAGTCGTTGGTATCCCGTTGACCATTACTTCCCGCAAATGATTGATATGCTGAACAAAACGAAATGCAATCAGACCGGTAGTAACTAGTGGGAGGAGGCAGCAAACGAGAATGAAGATAATGAGTAGAAGTTCTGCATGCATGTGGTTATTCCTGATATGAACAGCTACTGGTATGAATAACATTATACCTGCATGTACGGCGTGTCAGGTGGATTCGGTTTGTGATGACGCAAACCTGCTATTACCTACATTTGTAGCCGAATGCGGTATGATGGAAAGCGGTAACATCGATCAGAGCAGGTACAGGTATTGGTGATGGAAAAAAACCGGATCAAGATACTGGGTATACCAATCGATGACATCACCGAGCAAGAGGCACTAGAGCGGGCAGATGCCATGATCAACGACGGTGCATGGCATCAGATCTGCACGGTTAATCCTGAATTCATTATGGAGGCCCAGCGTAATCCATCCTTTCGGGCAGTATTGCAGGCTGCCGATCTAAACACTCCTGATGGATTTGGCGTACTGCTTGCAGCACGCTGGCTGGGAACACCATTGCGTGGACGGGTGACAGGCGTAGAGTTGACACTAGGATTGGCGCGACTGGCAGCGATACGTGGGTATCGCATCTTTCTGCTGGGCGCGGCGCCGGGTGTAGCCGAGGCCGCCGCCGCCGCATTGGTGAAACGCTGGCCGACATTGTGTATCGCCGGTTGTTACTCTGGCTCACCTGCACCAGAGGATGATGAACAGCAGCGCCAGATAATTACTCTGGCGCGTCCTCACATTCTGCTGGTAGCGTATGGGCATCCGCGCCAGGAATTATGGATTGCTCGCAACCAGCCTTTCTTACGGATTCCGCTAGCTATCGGTGTTGGGGGGACATTCGACTATCTGGCCGGTAAGGTGCCACGCGCACCGCATTTCATACGCCGGATCGGATTAGAATGGGCATTCCGCCTAGCGATGCAACCGATACGCTGGCGACGGATCATTGACGCAGTACCGGCGTTTCTGTTCACTGTACTCTGGCAGGAAGGGATTCTACGACACCGAGGTTAAGAGCCTATCCGAATAACCCGGCAGCACGCAAGGCAATCAAGCCACAGGCGAAGTGGAGGAAGGCAAGATAATGCTCAGGCTTTTTCTCCCAGCGTATCAGCAAACGACGGAACCGATTGAGC comes from Chloroflexus sp. Y-396-1 and encodes:
- a CDS encoding FAD-dependent oxidoreductase yields the protein MRIVIAGAGPAGMVVARTMVERGHDVIVLEKRNVPGGKVSAWQDADGDWIESGLHVFFGAYHNLLAFLDRYGLGDTFNWKPAEMIFVSERHGLAPIRFVPWLPTPFNGLAGVLAFKPLSLGDKLRMGLGLLRVIFGDQKYVDEQDHETYASWHLRHGMGQRSLDEVMHTMALALNFQRADRVSAKLPLTAMLHFAHEKEAPRMALVKGSPDTNIWRPLIAQIERLGGRVELNARVVAIEYDQETNQVTGFRLADGRLVTGDVYVSAMPVHNLRKVIPLALRELPYFANLSHLKGSPVITMQLFFDRRIAGVDNLLFSAGTHLSVYADMAMVAPEYHKGERSIMQFVVAPAAELINLPDDELVQFVMSEFVRLHPNAREAKLLKHTIVRIPNSVYQALPGVDQYRPDQATPVRNFFLAGDYTRQHFLASIEGAVISANRCVERITEAQARGDLVLQPYFVAAAD
- a CDS encoding WecB/TagA/CpsF family glycosyltransferase gives rise to the protein MEKNRIKILGIPIDDITEQEALERADAMINDGAWHQICTVNPEFIMEAQRNPSFRAVLQAADLNTPDGFGVLLAARWLGTPLRGRVTGVELTLGLARLAAIRGYRIFLLGAAPGVAEAAAAALVKRWPTLCIAGCYSGSPAPEDDEQQRQIITLARPHILLVAYGHPRQELWIARNQPFLRIPLAIGVGGTFDYLAGKVPRAPHFIRRIGLEWAFRLAMQPIRWRRIIDAVPAFLFTVLWQEGILRHRG